A window from Pleuronectes platessa chromosome 6, fPlePla1.1, whole genome shotgun sequence encodes these proteins:
- the casp9 gene encoding caspase-9 isoform X1 — MEDKHKKILQRNRVSLVSELDPSTLCDSLLETGVFTQDMIDEIKSSGTRRDQARQLVRDLETRGSRAFPLFLQCLQETGQQSLAELLQNGVPVVHLQPATPTKVVRPVVRPLPITSPMDVGKQRREDVPFKPIPRPSTTPSPSPERESIRPRPQGRTRRDSIQGYKMDASPCGHCLIINNVEFDPQSELSNRRGSNIDSEKLERRFKTLNFIVEVKTNLKQRQIKHELSALSKKDHSRYDCCVVIMLSHGTEVSHNRFPGAVYGVDGQYVPVQHITNYLDGQRCPSLQGKPKLFFIQACGGGERDTGFEVSPDEVEPSFRGADDQTDAIPMSSSSDSLSTPDEPDARATLPTPSDILVSYSTFPGYVSWRDPKLGSWYVETMDLVLEENAAIDDLVTMLMMVNNEVSQNSAKGLYKQMPGSFNFLRKLLYFQTPT; from the exons ATGGAAGACAAACACAAGAAGATTCTTCAGCGCAACCGGGTCAGTCTGGTGAGCGAGCTGGACCCTTCCACGCTCTGCGATAGCCTGCTGGAAACAGGAGTCTTCACCCAAGACATGATCGATGAGATTAAG AGCTCTGGGACCAGACGTGACCAGGCCAGGCAGTTGGTCCGGGACTTAGAGACCCGCGGCAGTCGAGCCTTTCCTTTATTCCTGCAGTGTCTTCAGGAGACGGGTCAGCAGAGTCTGGCAGAGCTCCTGCAGAATGGAGTACCAGTAGTTCATCTACAGCCTGCTACACCCACTAAGGTTGTCCGCCCTGTGGTCCGACCGCTCCCAATCA CTTCCCCGATGGATGTCGGTAAGCAGAGAAGAGAGGATGTACCTTTCAAGCCCATTCCTCGACCCAGTACTACTCCCAGTCCAT CACCTGAAAGGGAGAGCATAAGACCAAGGCCACAGGGCAGAACACGACGGGACAGTATTCAG GGCTACAAAATGGACGCCAGCCCATGTGGACACTGCCTCATCATAAACAACGTGGAGTTTGACCCTCAGAGCGAGCTGAGCAATCGCAGAGGCTCCAACATCGACTCCGAAAAGCTGGAGAGACGATTCAAGACGCTCAACTTCATCGTGGAAGTCAAGACCAAcctgaaacaaaga CAAATCAAGCATGAGCTGTCAGCTTTGTCCAAGAAAGACCACTCACGCTATGACTGCTGTGTGGTTATCATGCTGTCCCATGGGACTGAG GTGAGTCACAACCGCTTCCCTGGTGCGGTGTATGGTGTGGACGGACAGTATGTCCCAGTTCAACACATCACAAACTACCTCGACGGCCAGCGTTGCCCTTCTTTACAAGGCAAACCCAAACTGTTCTTCATCCAGGCGTGTGGAGGAG GTGAAAGAGACACAGGCTTTGAGGTGTCCCCCGACGAAGTTGAGCCATCCTTCAGGGGAGCAGATGACCAGACAGACGCCATTCCAATGTCGTCCAGCAGCGACTCCCTGAGCACGCCTGATGAACCGGACGCCAGAGCCACTCTGCCCACGCCGTCTGACATCCTGGTGTCCTACTCAACTTTTCCTG GTTATGTTTCTTGGAGAGACCCCAAGTTGGGATCCTGGTATGTTGAGACAATGGACCTTGTTCTTGAGGAAAATGCTGCTATTGATGACCTGGTTACCATGTTGATGATG GTGAACAACGAGGTCTCTCAAAACTCTGCAAAAGGGCTCTACAAGCAAATGCCTGGTTCCTTTAATTTCCTCCGAAAACTTCTCTACTTTCAAACCCCAACATAG
- the casp9 gene encoding caspase-9 isoform X2 gives MCSSSGTRRDQARQLVRDLETRGSRAFPLFLQCLQETGQQSLAELLQNGVPVVHLQPATPTKVVRPVVRPLPITSPMDVGKQRREDVPFKPIPRPSTTPSPSPERESIRPRPQGRTRRDSIQGYKMDASPCGHCLIINNVEFDPQSELSNRRGSNIDSEKLERRFKTLNFIVEVKTNLKQRQIKHELSALSKKDHSRYDCCVVIMLSHGTEVSHNRFPGAVYGVDGQYVPVQHITNYLDGQRCPSLQGKPKLFFIQACGGGERDTGFEVSPDEVEPSFRGADDQTDAIPMSSSSDSLSTPDEPDARATLPTPSDILVSYSTFPGYVSWRDPKLGSWYVETMDLVLEENAAIDDLVTMLMMVNNEVSQNSAKGLYKQMPGSFNFLRKLLYFQTPT, from the exons ATGTGCTCA AGCTCTGGGACCAGACGTGACCAGGCCAGGCAGTTGGTCCGGGACTTAGAGACCCGCGGCAGTCGAGCCTTTCCTTTATTCCTGCAGTGTCTTCAGGAGACGGGTCAGCAGAGTCTGGCAGAGCTCCTGCAGAATGGAGTACCAGTAGTTCATCTACAGCCTGCTACACCCACTAAGGTTGTCCGCCCTGTGGTCCGACCGCTCCCAATCA CTTCCCCGATGGATGTCGGTAAGCAGAGAAGAGAGGATGTACCTTTCAAGCCCATTCCTCGACCCAGTACTACTCCCAGTCCAT CACCTGAAAGGGAGAGCATAAGACCAAGGCCACAGGGCAGAACACGACGGGACAGTATTCAG GGCTACAAAATGGACGCCAGCCCATGTGGACACTGCCTCATCATAAACAACGTGGAGTTTGACCCTCAGAGCGAGCTGAGCAATCGCAGAGGCTCCAACATCGACTCCGAAAAGCTGGAGAGACGATTCAAGACGCTCAACTTCATCGTGGAAGTCAAGACCAAcctgaaacaaaga CAAATCAAGCATGAGCTGTCAGCTTTGTCCAAGAAAGACCACTCACGCTATGACTGCTGTGTGGTTATCATGCTGTCCCATGGGACTGAG GTGAGTCACAACCGCTTCCCTGGTGCGGTGTATGGTGTGGACGGACAGTATGTCCCAGTTCAACACATCACAAACTACCTCGACGGCCAGCGTTGCCCTTCTTTACAAGGCAAACCCAAACTGTTCTTCATCCAGGCGTGTGGAGGAG GTGAAAGAGACACAGGCTTTGAGGTGTCCCCCGACGAAGTTGAGCCATCCTTCAGGGGAGCAGATGACCAGACAGACGCCATTCCAATGTCGTCCAGCAGCGACTCCCTGAGCACGCCTGATGAACCGGACGCCAGAGCCACTCTGCCCACGCCGTCTGACATCCTGGTGTCCTACTCAACTTTTCCTG GTTATGTTTCTTGGAGAGACCCCAAGTTGGGATCCTGGTATGTTGAGACAATGGACCTTGTTCTTGAGGAAAATGCTGCTATTGATGACCTGGTTACCATGTTGATGATG GTGAACAACGAGGTCTCTCAAAACTCTGCAAAAGGGCTCTACAAGCAAATGCCTGGTTCCTTTAATTTCCTCCGAAAACTTCTCTACTTTCAAACCCCAACATAG
- the LOC128443082 gene encoding L-rhamnose-binding lectin SML, translated as MLHFQLSTTLLLATICLFQTTVSIETVITCDNGRNVQRLSCDTGVVRVDAALYGRSNQETCSAGRPPQQLANTSCSQMGTVNVLKNRCDGKKVCEINTNIVRTSDPCFGIYKYLETNYTCVPAIRVVACEGSSAHLFCDVGQVILVIGADYGRHDQTTCSYKRPESQFRNVDCSGPTSKVADSCNGKNSCTVDASNNVHGDTCVGTYKYLGVAYLCEYPV; from the exons ATGCTCCACTTCCAACTCAGCACCACACTGT TGCTGGCAACAATATGTTTGTTCCAGACAACAG TCTCCATAGAGACAGTCATCACCTGTGACAATGGCAGAAATGTCCAACGCTTGAGCTGTG ATACTGGAGTGGTCCGTGTGGACGCAGCCCTGTACGGACGTTCAAACCAGGAGACCTGCAGTGCGGGCCGACCTCCACAACAACTTGCCAATACAAGCTGTTCTCAAATGGGCACTGTGAATGTCTTGAAGAATAG GTGTGATGGCAAGAAGGTGTGTGAGATAAACACAAATATCGTCCGTACCTCTGACCCCTGCTTTGGAATCTACAAATATCTGGAGACCAACTACACCTGTGTCCCAGCAA TTCGTGTTGTTGCATGTGAGGGGTCCTCAGCACATTTGTTCTGTG ATGTTGGGCAGGTGATATTGGTGATAGGAGCTGACTACGGACGCCATGACCAGACTACCTGCTCCTACAAACGGCCTGAATCTCAATTTAGGAATGTGGACTGCTCCGGGCCCACTAGCAAGGTTGCTGACAG CTGTAATGGGAAAAACAGCTGTACTGTCGATGCAAGCAACAATGTGCATGGAGACACATGTGTAGGcacttacaagtacctgggggTGGCTTACCTGTGTGAAT atcCTGTGTAG